A window of Candidatus Methanomethylophilaceae archaeon contains these coding sequences:
- a CDS encoding S1 RNA-binding domain-containing protein, which produces MEKRNARQTREIVVPGDVLDGSGMKPGENAYVFDGKVRASVMGVRNVFQNTVGVIPLRGCYMPTSGDTVIGIIVDIGPSNWLIDICAPYPAPLHVNEVPWKVEFGDTSRYLNMGQVVLLKVLSVDESKKINVTMKDSGLRRLEGGRLVKISHSKVSRIIGKSGSMISMLKNMTDCRITVGQNGMIWIDGDDRNADVAAQAVKMIEAKAQASNLTDRVREYIESELPQEEDEYEEEEDLQ; this is translated from the coding sequence ATGGAAAAGAGAAATGCCAGGCAGACGCGCGAGATCGTCGTCCCGGGCGATGTTCTTGACGGATCTGGGATGAAGCCCGGCGAGAACGCTTACGTGTTCGACGGCAAAGTCCGCGCCAGCGTCATGGGCGTCAGAAACGTCTTCCAGAACACGGTCGGGGTCATACCCCTGAGGGGATGCTACATGCCGACGTCAGGGGATACCGTGATCGGCATCATCGTGGACATCGGCCCCTCCAACTGGCTGATTGACATTTGCGCGCCGTATCCCGCTCCCCTCCACGTCAACGAAGTGCCGTGGAAAGTGGAGTTCGGAGACACATCCAGATATCTGAATATGGGACAGGTCGTCCTGCTCAAGGTCCTGTCCGTCGACGAGAGCAAGAAGATCAACGTCACCATGAAGGATTCCGGCCTCAGGAGGCTGGAGGGCGGGAGGCTCGTCAAGATCTCCCATTCCAAGGTATCCAGGATCATAGGCAAGAGCGGATCGATGATCTCCATGCTGAAGAACATGACCGACTGCCGCATCACCGTTGGGCAGAACGGCATGATATGGATAGACGGGGACGACAGAAACGCTGATGTCGCCGCCCAAGCGGTGAAAATGATAGAGGCCAAGGCCCAGGCCAGCAATCTCACGGATAGGGTCAGAGAATACATAGAGAGCGAGCTCCCCCAGGAAGAGGACGAATACGAAGAGGAGGAGGACTTACAATGA
- a CDS encoding ribosome assembly factor SBDS, with protein sequence MVSLDDAITAKLETHGETFEILLDPKVVDLIKQGKEFDIVEYMAVEEVFKNASKGTKPAEDKIKEAFGTDDIGEIARKIAEKGEIQITAEQRKEMLEAKRQQVIAYIASNAINPQTHTPHPPLRIQLALDEAKFRVDPFKPLQKEIDDAMKLLRPMIPIKFEKSRIAIKLNGSDYGRCYDDLIHYGIVEREEWTSDGSWIGVMEIPGGLTNEITDKLKHKTKGTASVKLLK encoded by the coding sequence ATGGTCAGCCTCGACGACGCGATAACAGCCAAACTTGAGACCCACGGCGAAACGTTCGAGATCCTACTTGACCCCAAGGTAGTGGATTTGATCAAGCAGGGAAAGGAGTTTGACATAGTAGAATACATGGCCGTCGAGGAAGTCTTCAAAAACGCCAGCAAAGGGACCAAACCCGCGGAAGACAAGATCAAAGAGGCGTTCGGAACCGACGATATCGGCGAGATCGCGAGGAAGATAGCGGAAAAGGGCGAGATACAGATAACCGCGGAGCAGCGCAAGGAAATGCTCGAAGCCAAGAGGCAACAGGTTATCGCGTACATAGCATCCAACGCCATCAACCCCCAGACCCATACCCCGCACCCGCCTCTGAGGATCCAGCTCGCTCTCGATGAGGCCAAATTCCGCGTCGATCCCTTCAAACCCCTTCAGAAGGAGATCGATGATGCCATGAAGCTTCTCAGGCCGATGATCCCCATAAAATTCGAGAAAAGCCGCATAGCCATCAAACTGAATGGCTCGGACTATGGCCGCTGCTACGACGATCTGATCCATTACGGGATCGTCGAAAGGGAGGAGTGGACCTCGGACGGCTCATGGATCGGGGTTATGGAGATCCCCGGCGGGCTGACCAACGAAATCACGGACAAGCTGAAGCATAAGACGAAAGGAACAGCATCCGTGAAACTGCTTAAGTGA
- the psmA gene encoding archaeal proteasome endopeptidase complex subunit alpha, with product MAYDKGTNIFSPDGRLFQVEYAREAVKKGSSTIGIKYKGGVALIVDRRSLNRLIEPKSTEKIHQIDEYTGCATSGLVADARVLVDYARRVSEDHRVNFGENMSVEMLVKEICDAKQQYTQGGYRPFGTALLVAGSDELGVHLFETDPSGALVAYKATCMGIGRAAAVEVLEKEYEDDMEFSKAMKVGLEALEAAIEEEPKADSIEISVAEEGKKFRRLSGSEIAEIIANKQ from the coding sequence ATGGCATACGACAAAGGAACCAACATCTTTTCCCCGGACGGAAGGCTTTTCCAGGTGGAATACGCCCGCGAAGCCGTCAAAAAAGGATCGTCAACCATTGGAATCAAGTACAAAGGCGGAGTCGCGCTCATCGTGGACAGAAGATCCCTGAACAGGCTCATCGAACCCAAATCCACCGAGAAAATCCACCAGATCGATGAGTACACCGGATGCGCGACCTCTGGTCTCGTTGCTGATGCCAGGGTTCTCGTGGATTACGCCAGAAGAGTTTCCGAGGACCACAGGGTCAATTTCGGCGAGAACATGTCCGTCGAGATGCTCGTGAAGGAGATCTGCGACGCCAAACAGCAATACACCCAGGGAGGATACCGCCCCTTCGGGACCGCCCTCCTCGTCGCCGGAAGCGATGAGCTTGGCGTGCACCTCTTCGAGACGGACCCTTCAGGGGCGCTCGTGGCATACAAAGCGACCTGCATGGGAATCGGACGCGCGGCCGCGGTCGAAGTCCTCGAGAAAGAGTACGAAGACGACATGGAATTCTCCAAAGCGATGAAAGTCGGCCTCGAAGCCCTCGAAGCCGCCATCGAAGAGGAGCCCAAAGCGGACTCCATCGAGATCAGCGTTGCCGAGGAAGGCAAGAAATTCAGGAGACTCTCCGGATCCGAGATCGCGGAGATCATCGCCAACAAACAATGA
- a CDS encoding CoB--CoM heterodisulfide reductase iron-sulfur subunit A family protein has translation MEPTTPNCSKHQLVYGGNDLSKSALVIGGGIAGIQASLDLADRGIHVYLVEKDPTIGGKMCRLDKTFPTNDCSACILSPKMADCSGHPNIDVLTYHEVLKVDGAAGDFKVTVLKKARYVNPSECTGCGDCIAKCPVKNVPDEYEFGLVNRKAIYIPHAQAVPRVAVIDKTKCMKLTKDKCGNCAKVCGKGAIHYDDKDEEIVLEVGSIVAAPGFQIWDANIATEYGYGRYKNVVTAIEYERMMCASGPDKGHITIPYSKIDPNTKAHPTKIAYIQCCGSRSEKKGWKKYCSSVCCMYATKQAMITKEHGDVQEDIFFMDIRSYGKEFEAYIIRGQEQYGINMHRGARVSNIEEDPETHALTINYTDDQNNGVSETFDIVVLSIGLAPPVGAEEFAKTLGIELNEYGFCKTSVFKPLETTRPGVFVTGAFAAPKDIPTSVAEACGASAKAGAWIVKKDFKPCAPKEYPPEKDVSGQEPRIGVWVCHCGINIGSVVKVPEVVKYAKTLPNVVLAEETQYACAQDCLNSISTAIKEQNLNRVVVASCTPRTHEPLFREACRDGGLNKYLFNMANIRDQCSWIHMHEPDAATNKAKDLLRMALAKAALLEPLVGSEIPVTNAAAVIGGGITGMNAALDIAAQGYPVHLVEKEKELGGFARNFRFKEDGVSVCDYLKELIAKVEKCPLITVHKGVTVLDIPGFVGNFTLRLSDGKDYPVGGVLFAVGATPYKPTEFNYGKDPKVMTQIEAEQKIAAGDFKAQNVALIQCVGSRNDDVHYCSRVCCASSLRIAIKIKMANPMANVTVFHKDIRTYGFREELYQKASMVGVRFLRYPVDNKLPDYDGSCVKAYDATLGQDLSVPVDAVILAAGVQPDRENKENLAKMVKVPISKDGFYFEAHQKLRPVDFATEGVYVAGAAHWPKFMDECIAQASGAASRMLTVISKDKLISEGIVAGVNAALCDGCGVCVGCCDYNAVALVKQEDGSLKSEVNAGLCKGCGSCVASCPSGALEQRGFRGKQIIAEIDACLDYPVGGE, from the coding sequence ATGGAACCAACTACCCCCAACTGTTCCAAACACCAGTTGGTATACGGAGGCAATGATTTGAGCAAATCGGCATTGGTTATCGGTGGAGGAATCGCTGGAATCCAGGCTTCGTTGGATCTTGCGGACCGCGGTATTCATGTCTACCTGGTAGAGAAAGACCCTACCATCGGTGGAAAGATGTGCCGTCTGGACAAGACTTTCCCAACGAACGACTGTTCCGCGTGTATTCTCTCGCCTAAAATGGCTGACTGTAGCGGACATCCCAACATCGACGTTCTCACCTATCACGAGGTTCTGAAAGTCGATGGAGCGGCCGGAGACTTCAAAGTCACCGTCCTCAAGAAAGCGAGATACGTCAACCCCAGCGAGTGTACTGGTTGCGGCGACTGTATCGCTAAATGTCCCGTGAAAAATGTTCCTGACGAGTATGAGTTCGGACTCGTCAACAGGAAAGCTATCTACATCCCCCACGCGCAGGCTGTGCCCCGCGTCGCAGTAATCGACAAGACGAAGTGCATGAAGCTCACCAAAGACAAGTGCGGAAACTGCGCCAAAGTCTGCGGAAAAGGAGCCATCCACTACGATGACAAGGACGAGGAGATCGTCCTCGAAGTCGGTTCCATCGTTGCCGCCCCCGGATTCCAGATCTGGGACGCCAACATCGCAACCGAGTACGGGTACGGCAGATACAAGAACGTCGTCACCGCTATCGAGTACGAGAGGATGATGTGCGCTTCCGGACCTGACAAGGGTCACATTACTATCCCCTACTCCAAGATTGACCCCAACACCAAAGCCCACCCGACCAAGATCGCATACATCCAGTGCTGCGGATCCAGGTCCGAGAAGAAAGGCTGGAAGAAATACTGCTCGTCCGTGTGCTGCATGTACGCCACCAAACAGGCCATGATCACCAAAGAGCACGGCGACGTCCAGGAAGACATCTTCTTTATGGACATCAGATCCTACGGAAAGGAGTTCGAGGCCTATATTATCAGAGGTCAGGAGCAGTACGGCATCAACATGCACAGGGGAGCCCGCGTGTCCAACATCGAGGAGGACCCCGAGACGCACGCCCTCACCATCAACTACACCGACGACCAGAACAACGGAGTTTCCGAGACCTTCGACATCGTCGTTCTGTCCATCGGACTCGCTCCTCCAGTCGGAGCCGAAGAATTCGCCAAGACCCTCGGCATCGAGCTGAACGAGTACGGATTCTGCAAGACCTCCGTCTTCAAGCCTCTCGAGACCACCAGGCCCGGAGTCTTCGTCACCGGAGCTTTCGCAGCCCCCAAGGACATCCCCACCTCCGTCGCCGAAGCCTGCGGTGCTTCCGCCAAGGCCGGAGCATGGATCGTCAAGAAAGACTTCAAGCCCTGCGCGCCCAAAGAGTATCCCCCAGAGAAGGATGTCTCCGGACAGGAGCCTCGCATCGGAGTCTGGGTCTGCCACTGCGGTATCAACATCGGATCTGTGGTCAAGGTCCCCGAGGTCGTCAAATACGCCAAGACCCTGCCCAACGTGGTCCTCGCTGAGGAGACACAGTACGCCTGCGCCCAGGACTGCCTCAACTCGATCTCGACCGCGATCAAAGAGCAGAACCTGAACAGAGTCGTCGTTGCGTCATGCACCCCCAGGACCCACGAGCCCCTCTTCAGAGAGGCATGCAGGGACGGTGGGCTGAACAAATACCTGTTCAACATGGCCAACATCCGTGACCAGTGCTCTTGGATCCACATGCACGAGCCCGACGCGGCCACCAACAAAGCGAAAGACCTCCTCAGGATGGCCCTCGCCAAAGCCGCTCTCCTCGAGCCTCTCGTCGGTTCCGAGATACCCGTCACCAACGCCGCCGCCGTCATCGGAGGAGGAATCACCGGTATGAACGCCGCCCTCGACATCGCCGCTCAGGGATACCCCGTGCACCTCGTCGAGAAGGAGAAGGAGCTGGGAGGATTCGCCCGCAACTTCAGGTTCAAAGAGGATGGCGTCTCCGTCTGCGACTATCTCAAAGAGCTCATCGCGAAAGTCGAGAAATGCCCCCTCATCACCGTCCACAAAGGCGTGACCGTGCTCGACATCCCCGGATTCGTCGGAAACTTCACCCTCAGGCTCTCGGACGGAAAAGACTACCCCGTCGGAGGCGTCCTCTTCGCCGTCGGTGCGACCCCCTACAAGCCCACCGAGTTCAACTACGGAAAGGACCCCAAGGTCATGACCCAGATCGAAGCCGAGCAGAAGATCGCCGCCGGAGACTTCAAAGCCCAGAACGTCGCGCTCATCCAGTGCGTCGGTTCCAGGAACGACGACGTCCACTACTGCTCTCGCGTCTGCTGCGCTTCTTCGCTCCGCATCGCGATCAAGATCAAGATGGCCAACCCGATGGCTAACGTCACCGTGTTCCACAAGGACATCAGGACCTACGGATTCCGCGAGGAGCTCTACCAGAAAGCTTCCATGGTCGGAGTCAGGTTCCTCAGGTACCCCGTGGACAACAAGCTCCCCGACTACGACGGCAGCTGCGTCAAGGCCTACGACGCCACTCTCGGACAGGACCTTTCAGTCCCCGTCGACGCCGTCATCCTCGCCGCCGGAGTCCAGCCTGACAGGGAGAACAAGGAGAACCTCGCCAAGATGGTCAAGGTCCCCATATCCAAGGACGGATTCTACTTCGAGGCCCACCAGAAGCTCAGGCCCGTCGACTTCGCCACCGAAGGTGTCTATGTCGCTGGAGCCGCACACTGGCCCAAATTCATGGACGAGTGCATCGCCCAGGCTTCCGGAGCCGCTTCCAGGATGCTGACCGTCATCTCCAAGGACAAGCTCATCTCCGAAGGTATCGTCGCCGGAGTCAACGCCGCGCTGTGCGACGGATGCGGAGTCTGCGTCGGATGCTGCGACTACAACGCCGTGGCCCTCGTCAAGCAGGAGGACGGATCCTTGAAGAGCGAAGTCAACGCCGGTCTGTGCAAGGGATGCGGAAGCTGCGTCGCCTCATGCCCGTCCGGTGCCCTTGAGCAGAGAGGATTCAGAGGCAAGCAGATCATCGCAGAGATCGACGCATGCCTTGACTACCCCGTCGGAGGAGAGTGA
- a CDS encoding hydrogenase iron-sulfur subunit, with protein sequence MADFEPRIVTFCCNWCSYAGADGAGVARLQMPTNFRIIRTMCSARVDPEFILRAFSKGADGVMVLGCHPGDCHYIGGNYRARRRIALLRLVLEQYGFDPKRLKLEWVSASEGEKFQKTVCEFVDVIKALGPTPLVKEAN encoded by the coding sequence ATGGCAGATTTCGAACCCAGAATAGTCACCTTCTGCTGCAACTGGTGCTCGTACGCGGGCGCAGACGGAGCAGGAGTCGCCAGGCTTCAGATGCCCACGAACTTCCGCATCATCAGGACGATGTGCTCCGCCCGTGTCGACCCCGAGTTCATCCTCAGGGCCTTCTCCAAAGGCGCAGACGGCGTCATGGTCCTCGGATGCCACCCCGGAGACTGCCACTACATCGGCGGAAACTACAGGGCGAGAAGAAGAATCGCGCTCCTGAGGCTCGTCCTCGAGCAGTACGGATTCGACCCCAAGAGATTGAAGCTCGAGTGGGTTTCAGCGTCTGAAGGAGAGAAATTCCAGAAGACCGTCTGCGAATTCGTCGACGTCATCAAAGCCCTCGGTCCAACCCCCCTTGTGAAGGAGGCAAACTGA
- a CDS encoding oxidoreductase has protein sequence MSFLDKLFKKKESVESAAKETVANAAKAADKAVDKGAAAVADLGEKVTHVLEKADLGELLPGAPSGGKINLAIYWAAACGGCDVSILDVNERILTVGDMANIVMWPVAADGKEKDIAAMDDGEITVSIISGAVRNTENEHMVKLLRQKSKIVVAYGTCACFGGSPALANLVPDGKDDILNYVYTKTPTSANFQADYHKDKPVIPQVSYQAPEGELTLPVLFDTVKTLDQVVDVDYFVPGCPPQQETISQMLKAVADFAYAGVALPPKGTTIGITTKTMCDECPRKKANARIDKFLDPYQVNVEEGKCLMDQGILCLGPSTIGGCGARCTKAGQPCRGCYGPTAEVQEQGASMFTAVASLMPVLDDDPIIDEEKIIKLVSEIKDPLGYFYAFTMGKALIKKAVKETGGQ, from the coding sequence ATGAGTTTCTTAGACAAACTGTTCAAGAAGAAGGAAAGCGTCGAGAGCGCCGCCAAAGAGACGGTCGCCAACGCCGCCAAAGCGGCAGACAAAGCCGTGGACAAAGGTGCGGCCGCTGTCGCCGACCTCGGGGAAAAGGTTACCCACGTCCTCGAGAAAGCGGACCTCGGAGAGCTTCTCCCCGGAGCGCCTTCCGGCGGGAAGATCAACCTTGCCATCTACTGGGCTGCGGCTTGCGGAGGATGCGACGTCTCTATCCTCGACGTCAACGAGAGGATCCTGACCGTCGGTGACATGGCCAACATCGTCATGTGGCCCGTCGCCGCGGATGGGAAAGAGAAGGACATCGCAGCCATGGATGACGGAGAGATCACTGTCTCCATCATCTCCGGAGCGGTCAGGAACACCGAGAACGAGCACATGGTCAAGCTGCTCAGGCAGAAGTCCAAGATCGTCGTCGCCTACGGAACTTGCGCATGCTTCGGCGGAAGCCCCGCCCTTGCCAACCTCGTCCCCGACGGAAAGGACGACATCCTGAACTACGTCTACACCAAGACCCCCACCAGCGCCAACTTCCAGGCGGATTACCACAAAGACAAGCCGGTCATCCCCCAGGTCTCATACCAGGCGCCCGAGGGAGAGCTCACCCTGCCCGTTCTGTTCGACACCGTGAAGACTCTGGACCAGGTCGTCGACGTGGACTACTTCGTCCCCGGATGCCCTCCCCAGCAGGAGACCATCAGCCAGATGCTGAAAGCCGTCGCCGACTTCGCGTACGCCGGAGTTGCTCTGCCCCCCAAGGGAACCACCATCGGCATCACCACCAAGACTATGTGCGATGAATGCCCCAGGAAGAAGGCCAACGCCAGAATCGACAAATTCCTCGACCCCTACCAGGTCAACGTCGAAGAGGGCAAATGCCTGATGGACCAGGGAATCCTGTGCCTCGGCCCCTCTACCATCGGAGGATGCGGAGCCAGATGCACCAAGGCAGGCCAGCCTTGCCGCGGATGCTACGGACCCACCGCGGAAGTCCAGGAGCAGGGAGCCAGTATGTTCACCGCCGTCGCATCTCTGATGCCTGTCCTCGACGACGATCCCATCATCGACGAGGAGAAGATCATCAAGCTCGTCAGCGAGATCAAGGACCCCCTCGGATACTTCTATGCCTTCACTATGGGCAAAGCTCTGATCAAGAAAGCCGTCAAAGAGACTGGAGGTCAGTAA
- a CDS encoding Ni/Fe hydrogenase subunit alpha, which yields MAAPIIWDDKQKVKGNRVTVDPITRLEGHGKIEIFLDDKGDVTNAYWQVPELRGFERFCIGRRITELNQITARLCGVCPGAHHLASTKAIDGCFNAKPTPTAYHIRDTFYNAHFVHSHIAHFYALAAPDFVCGPAAPAAERNVLGVVGRVGLELGGAVLKARAEAQEIQTILGGKATHPVMGVAGGVTKSVTEEERQKMIANAKDMLEFAKTSVQVFKDVVYANKDYMGIVLNPDLYYHETYHMGLVNGKGQFEIHDGKVKVVNQKGEQTHLYDPYDYLDNIGEAIEPWSYEKFPYLRKPGYKGLVDGPDSGLYRASPLSRLNVAESMPTPLAQDALVEYRGILKDAGVKGPCQHTLVTHWARIIELLCCAEKCLEDCEDKDAFKGDIKQTDLVPGGRGVGCVEAPRGTLTHDYTCDENGIVTACNLVVGTTNNNGPICMDVAKVAKALIHNFEVSPGLLNMCEMAFRAYDPCNSCATHSLPGQMPLTAEIRNADGTVYDTITRN from the coding sequence ATGGCAGCACCTATCATTTGGGATGACAAGCAGAAAGTCAAAGGTAACCGTGTGACCGTCGACCCGATCACCCGTCTCGAAGGCCACGGAAAAATCGAGATCTTCCTTGACGACAAGGGAGACGTCACCAACGCATACTGGCAGGTCCCCGAACTCAGAGGGTTCGAGAGATTCTGCATCGGAAGGAGGATCACCGAGCTCAACCAGATCACCGCCAGGCTTTGCGGCGTCTGCCCCGGAGCCCACCACCTCGCTTCCACCAAAGCTATCGACGGATGCTTCAACGCGAAGCCCACCCCGACCGCTTACCACATCAGGGACACGTTCTACAACGCGCACTTCGTGCACAGCCACATCGCGCACTTCTACGCTCTGGCCGCGCCCGACTTCGTGTGCGGACCCGCAGCCCCCGCCGCGGAGAGGAACGTCCTCGGAGTCGTCGGCCGCGTCGGTCTCGAGCTCGGAGGAGCCGTCCTCAAAGCCCGTGCGGAAGCCCAGGAGATCCAGACCATCCTCGGAGGGAAAGCGACCCACCCCGTCATGGGAGTCGCCGGAGGAGTCACCAAATCCGTCACCGAAGAGGAGAGGCAGAAGATGATCGCCAACGCGAAAGACATGCTGGAGTTCGCCAAGACCTCCGTGCAGGTCTTCAAGGACGTCGTCTACGCCAACAAAGACTACATGGGCATCGTCCTGAACCCCGACCTCTACTACCACGAGACCTACCACATGGGTCTGGTCAACGGCAAGGGACAGTTCGAGATCCACGACGGAAAAGTCAAGGTCGTCAACCAGAAGGGCGAGCAGACCCACCTCTACGACCCCTACGACTACCTCGACAACATCGGCGAGGCCATCGAGCCCTGGTCCTACGAGAAATTCCCCTACCTGAGGAAACCCGGATACAAAGGTCTCGTAGACGGGCCCGACAGCGGTCTGTACAGAGCGTCTCCCCTTTCCAGGCTCAACGTCGCCGAGTCCATGCCCACGCCTCTCGCCCAGGACGCCTTGGTCGAGTACCGCGGCATCCTCAAAGACGCCGGCGTCAAAGGACCCTGCCAGCACACCCTGGTCACCCACTGGGCAAGGATCATCGAGCTCCTCTGCTGCGCTGAGAAGTGCCTGGAGGACTGCGAGGACAAAGATGCGTTCAAAGGCGACATCAAGCAGACCGACCTCGTCCCCGGCGGACGCGGAGTCGGATGCGTCGAGGCTCCCCGCGGAACCCTGACCCACGACTACACCTGCGATGAGAACGGAATCGTTACCGCATGCAACCTCGTCGTCGGTACCACCAACAACAACGGTCCCATCTGCATGGACGTCGCCAAAGTCGCGAAAGCCCTCATCCACAACTTCGAGGTTTCCCCCGGTCTCCTCAACATGTGCGAGATGGCCTTCAGGGCTTACGACCCCTGCAACTCCTGCGCTACCCACAGCCTCCCCGGCCAGATGCCTCTGACCGCCGAGATCAGGAACGCCGACGGAACCGTCTACGACACGATCACCCGCAACTGA